Proteins encoded by one window of Winogradskyella sp. PG-2:
- the lpxD gene encoding UDP-3-O-(3-hydroxymyristoyl)glucosamine N-acyltransferase, which translates to MKFTAEQIAGILEGIVVGDSNTEVFKLSKIEEGSKGSLSFLSNDKYTPYIYTTEASITIVNSDFEPEKPISTTLIKVEDAYEGFSKLLEYYNQIKLNKSGIEQPSFISETTKVPDTIYVGAFAYIGNNVQIGESVKIFPNAYVGDNVKLGDNTIIFAGGKVYADCILGKNCVINSGAIIGADGFGFAPSKNGDYSKIPQIGNVILEDNVDVGAGTTIDRATMGSTIIRSGVKLDNQIQIAHNVEIGKNTVIAAQTGVAGSTKIGESCLIGGQVGIAGHLVIGNNVRVQAQSGIGRNVKDGEILQGSPSFGYTDWNKSYVYFKNLPKLAKTINELEKKVDGNN; encoded by the coding sequence TTGAAATTTACAGCAGAACAAATCGCAGGTATTTTAGAAGGAATAGTAGTAGGAGATTCAAATACTGAAGTTTTTAAACTATCTAAAATTGAAGAAGGTTCTAAAGGATCACTATCTTTTTTGTCGAATGATAAATACACACCTTATATATATACTACAGAAGCTTCTATAACTATTGTTAATTCAGATTTTGAACCCGAAAAACCAATCTCTACTACGCTAATAAAGGTAGAAGATGCATATGAAGGTTTTTCTAAACTATTAGAATACTATAATCAAATAAAGTTGAATAAATCCGGAATAGAACAACCTAGCTTTATTTCAGAGACAACTAAAGTACCAGATACTATATATGTTGGTGCTTTTGCATATATAGGTAATAATGTTCAAATTGGTGAAAGTGTAAAGATTTTTCCAAATGCATATGTTGGTGATAATGTTAAGCTTGGTGATAATACTATAATCTTTGCTGGTGGAAAAGTCTATGCGGATTGTATTCTTGGTAAAAATTGTGTTATAAATTCTGGAGCAATAATTGGTGCTGATGGATTTGGATTTGCGCCAAGTAAAAATGGTGACTATTCTAAAATTCCACAAATCGGGAATGTTATATTAGAAGACAATGTAGATGTTGGTGCTGGTACAACAATAGATAGAGCTACTATGGGCTCTACAATAATTAGATCTGGTGTGAAATTAGATAATCAGATACAAATAGCTCATAATGTTGAAATAGGAAAAAACACAGTAATTGCTGCGCAAACTGGTGTTGCTGGTTCAACAAAAATTGGAGAAAGTTGTTTAATCGGAGGACAAGTTGGTATAGCTGGTCATTTGGTTATAGGAAATAATGTTAGAGTGCAAGCGCAATCTGGTATAGGAAGAAATGTTAAAGATGGTGAAATTTTACAAGGATCACCTTCTTTTGGTTATACAGACTGGAACAAATCGTATGTCTATTTTAAAAATTTACCAAAGCTTGCAAAAACTATAAACGAATTAGAAAAAAAGGTAGATGGCAATAATTAA
- a CDS encoding bifunctional UDP-3-O-[3-hydroxymyristoyl] N-acetylglucosamine deacetylase/3-hydroxyacyl-ACP dehydratase produces the protein MAIIKTETKQKTIAKEVTLEGVGLHTGANVKLKFKPGAENSGFLFERVDLEGSPKIEADANYVTSTQRGTCLERNGVTIQTCEHVLAALVGLDVDNAIIELDASEPPIMDGSSKFFVEAIEKAGVAEQDAYREEYVVTEVVSYSDEETGSEIILMPSKSYQVTTMVDFGTKVLGTQNATMNSVSEFKTDIANARTFSFLHEIEMLLNNGLIKGGDLNNAIVYVDKELSPETMEKLRIAFNKEKIKVKPNGILDNLTLHYPNEAARHKLLDVVGDLALIRTRIRGKVIANKPGHFVNTQFAKKMSKLIKNERRNNVPQIDLNSTPLMDVNQIMDMLPHRQPFLLLDKVYELTENHVIGMKNVTMNEEFFRGHFPGQPVMPGVLIVEAMAQTGGILVLSTVPDPENYLTFFMKMDNVKFKQKVVPGDTLIFKCSLITPIRRGICHMQGYAYANGKLCAEAELMAQISKVK, from the coding sequence ATGGCAATAATTAAGACAGAAACCAAACAAAAAACCATTGCTAAAGAAGTTACATTAGAAGGTGTAGGTCTACATACTGGTGCAAACGTAAAATTAAAATTTAAACCTGGAGCAGAAAATTCAGGGTTTTTATTTGAACGTGTAGATTTAGAAGGAAGCCCAAAAATAGAAGCAGATGCGAATTATGTAACTAGCACACAACGTGGAACTTGCTTAGAGCGAAATGGAGTAACAATTCAAACATGTGAGCATGTACTAGCAGCTCTGGTTGGATTAGATGTTGACAATGCAATTATTGAGTTAGATGCATCAGAACCGCCTATCATGGATGGATCTTCAAAGTTCTTTGTTGAAGCTATAGAGAAAGCTGGTGTTGCAGAACAGGATGCATATAGAGAAGAGTATGTTGTTACTGAAGTTGTATCCTATTCAGATGAAGAAACTGGTAGTGAAATTATCCTAATGCCTTCAAAATCTTATCAAGTGACTACAATGGTAGATTTTGGTACTAAAGTTTTAGGAACTCAAAATGCTACGATGAATTCAGTGTCAGAATTTAAAACTGACATTGCAAATGCAAGAACATTTAGTTTTCTGCACGAAATAGAAATGCTTCTTAATAATGGACTTATTAAAGGTGGAGATTTAAATAATGCAATTGTTTATGTTGATAAGGAATTATCACCTGAAACTATGGAAAAGCTTAGAATAGCTTTTAATAAGGAGAAAATTAAGGTTAAGCCAAATGGTATTTTAGATAATCTAACTTTACACTACCCAAATGAAGCTGCAAGACATAAGCTATTAGATGTTGTTGGTGATTTAGCTTTGATAAGAACTCGTATAAGAGGTAAAGTTATTGCTAATAAGCCAGGCCATTTTGTAAATACACAGTTTGCAAAAAAAATGTCGAAACTTATAAAGAACGAGAGACGAAATAATGTCCCACAAATTGATTTAAATTCAACTCCTCTTATGGATGTTAATCAAATCATGGACATGTTACCTCATAGACAACCGTTCTTATTGTTAGATAAGGTTTATGAATTGACTGAAAATCATGTTATAGGCATGAAAAATGTGACTATGAATGAAGAGTTCTTTAGAGGTCATTTTCCTGGTCAACCTGTAATGCCTGGTGTGCTAATAGTTGAAGCCATGGCTCAAACTGGTGGAATACTTGTATTGAGTACAGTTCCAGATCCTGAAAACTATTTAACATTTTTCATGAAAATGGATAATGTGAAGTTTAAGCAAAAGGTAGTTCCTGGGGATACTCTAATTTTTAAGTGTTCTTTAATAACTCCTATTAGACGTGGTATATGTCATATGCAAGGTTATGCCTATGCAAATGGAAAGTTATGTGCAGAAGCTGAATTAATGGCACAAATTTCAAAAGTAAAATAA